From the Ferrigenium kumadai genome, one window contains:
- the hrcA gene encoding heat-inducible transcriptional repressor HrcA, translating into MLNERAQILLKTLVERYISDGQPVGSRTLQQYSGLEVSSATIRNVMSDLEDIGLVSSPHTSAGRIPTGMAYRLFIDTMLVTQPLDSARVLQLENQLQPDNPSRLIAQASNILSDLTQFAGVVATPRREALTVRQIEFLRLGEKRVLLIIVMPDGEVENRVLLMERDYTQSQLTEAGNFLNQNYIGCSFSQIREKLRGELRQLHQDMSALMAAALAAGDEAAAKKSEDYVISGEHRLLHVNDLSTDMNRLRGLFGLFEQKTELLQLLEAGRKGQGIHIFVGAESGLASLEECSVITAPYSANGQIVGTLAVVGPKRMDYQRVIPIVDITAKLLGNALSQN; encoded by the coding sequence ATGCTTAACGAACGCGCACAGATCCTGCTCAAGACCCTGGTGGAACGCTACATCAGCGACGGCCAGCCGGTCGGTTCGCGCACCCTCCAGCAGTACTCCGGCCTCGAAGTCAGCTCGGCCACCATCCGCAACGTCATGTCCGACCTCGAGGACATCGGACTGGTCAGCAGCCCGCACACCTCCGCCGGACGCATCCCGACGGGCATGGCCTACCGGCTGTTCATCGACACCATGCTGGTGACCCAGCCGCTGGACAGCGCGCGCGTGCTGCAGCTGGAGAACCAGTTGCAGCCGGACAATCCGTCGCGGCTCATCGCGCAGGCCTCCAACATCCTCTCCGACCTGACGCAGTTCGCCGGCGTGGTCGCCACGCCCCGTCGCGAAGCACTGACCGTGCGCCAGATCGAGTTCCTGCGGCTCGGCGAGAAGCGCGTGCTGCTCATCATCGTGATGCCGGACGGCGAAGTGGAGAACCGCGTGCTGCTGATGGAGAGGGATTACACCCAGTCGCAACTCACCGAGGCGGGCAACTTCCTCAACCAGAACTACATCGGTTGCAGCTTCTCGCAGATACGCGAAAAACTGCGCGGCGAACTGCGCCAGCTGCACCAGGACATGAGCGCGCTGATGGCCGCGGCGCTCGCCGCCGGCGACGAGGCGGCGGCGAAGAAATCCGAGGACTACGTCATCAGCGGCGAGCATCGGCTGCTGCACGTGAACGACCTGTCCACCGACATGAACCGCCTGCGCGGCCTGTTCGGCCTGTTCGAACAGAAGACCGAGCTGCTGCAACTGCTGGAAGCGGGCCGCAAGGGACAGGGCATCCACATCTTCGTCGGTGCCGAATCCGGCCTCGCCTCGCTGGAGGAATGCAGCGTCATCACCGCCCCCTATTCCGCAAACGGCCAGATCGTCGGCACCCTCGCCGTGGTCGGTCCCAAACGCATGGACTACCAGCGCGTCATTCCCATCGTGGACATCACCGCGAAGCTGCTGGGCAATGCGCTTTCCCAAAATTAA
- a CDS encoding glycine cleavage system protein R: MNTETENNYLVITASGEDKIGLVERLSGRISDSGCNIEESRMSVLGGQFALIMLVSGPWHALSKLETQMTSLGAQLGLTIIHERTRKRERTKPAVPYSVELVTVDRPGIVRSLSAFFSRSGINIEELQTSIYPAPHTGAPMFSVVMTVGIPADVHIANLRGDFLDYCDDLNLDATFEPVR, translated from the coding sequence ATGAACACGGAAACCGAAAACAATTACCTGGTTATCACCGCCTCTGGCGAAGACAAGATCGGCCTCGTCGAGCGGCTGTCAGGCAGGATCTCCGACAGCGGTTGCAACATCGAAGAGAGCCGGATGTCCGTGCTGGGTGGGCAATTCGCCCTCATCATGCTGGTATCCGGCCCCTGGCATGCGCTATCCAAACTGGAGACGCAAATGACGTCCCTGGGCGCGCAACTGGGCCTCACCATCATCCACGAGCGCACCCGCAAGCGCGAGCGGACCAAGCCTGCTGTCCCTTATAGCGTGGAACTCGTGACCGTAGATCGCCCTGGCATCGTGCGCAGCCTGTCGGCGTTCTTCTCCCGCAGCGGCATCAACATCGAGGAATTGCAGACCAGCATCTATCCCGCGCCGCATACCGGCGCGCCGATGTTCTCCGTCGTCATGACGGTGGGTATCCCGGCCGATGTCCACATCGCCAACCTGCGCGGCGATTTCCTCGATTACTGCGACGATCTGAATCTGGATGCGACCTTCGAGCCGGTACGGTGA
- a CDS encoding TetR/AcrR family transcriptional regulator, translating into MNQDVATSPRQRRKQARPAELLAAALDHFVERGFAATKLDDVAAQAGVSKGTLYLYFDSKEELFKAVIRQGIFPVLDQGEAMLVQHDGDARSLLQGLLLRWWELVGATPLGGISKLMISEAGNFPDVAQYYYEHVIVRGRNLLRQALERGIAAGEFRAVDIESAIDVIFAPVMMLTIWRYSLAPCGCGRQDPETYLRTHLDLLLNGLEKKQ; encoded by the coding sequence ATGAATCAGGATGTTGCAACTTCACCACGCCAGCGCCGCAAGCAAGCGCGTCCCGCCGAACTGCTCGCGGCGGCGCTGGACCACTTCGTCGAGCGCGGCTTCGCCGCCACGAAACTGGATGACGTCGCGGCCCAGGCCGGCGTGTCCAAGGGCACTTTATACCTTTACTTCGACAGCAAGGAAGAGCTGTTCAAGGCGGTGATCCGCCAAGGCATCTTCCCGGTGCTCGATCAGGGCGAGGCGATGTTGGTGCAGCACGATGGTGACGCGCGTTCGCTGTTGCAGGGGTTGCTGTTGCGCTGGTGGGAGCTGGTCGGCGCGACACCGCTGGGCGGTATCTCCAAGTTGATGATCTCCGAGGCGGGCAACTTTCCCGATGTCGCTCAATATTACTACGAGCACGTCATCGTGCGCGGCCGCAATCTGCTGCGCCAGGCGCTGGAGCGCGGCATCGCGGCCGGAGAGTTCCGTGCCGTGGACATTGAATCGGCTATCGACGTGATCTTTGCGCCCGTGATGATGCTGACAATCTGGCGTTATTCGCTGGCCCCTTGCGGTTGCGGCAGACAAGATCCGGAAACCTATCTGCGTACCCACCTGGATTTGCTGTTGAATGGATTGGAGAAGAAACAATGA
- a CDS encoding efflux RND transporter periplasmic adaptor subunit: MKKTLPFLIVVALAACGKEEAPPAKIERPALTHVVGTQAAHAGNIYSGEIRARHEVQLGFRIGGKIVERLVDAGETVKAGQPLARLDAADTALQASAAESQYQLAEADAKRYRELRARGFVSQAALDAKETALKAAAAQAGLARNQAAYTTLRADRSGVVAATLAEAGQVVSAGQPVLRVAQEGEREVAISIPESQLAGLKLGAPAEITLWASDGETRFTGRLRELAPAADSVSRTYPARVALDKVAAGLALGMTASVSFGGADKNGRFIVPLTAIFQQGDKSAVWIVEADRSLSLRPVQVAAYRDDGAVIAGGLAAGERIVGAGVHKLSVGEKIRIVESGAK; the protein is encoded by the coding sequence ATGAAGAAGACACTCCCGTTCCTGATCGTTGTCGCGCTCGCCGCCTGCGGCAAGGAAGAAGCTCCGCCCGCCAAGATCGAGCGCCCCGCGCTGACCCATGTGGTGGGTACGCAGGCGGCTCATGCCGGCAACATATACAGCGGCGAGATCCGCGCGCGGCACGAGGTGCAGTTGGGGTTCCGCATCGGCGGCAAGATCGTCGAGCGGCTGGTGGATGCGGGCGAGACTGTCAAGGCTGGGCAGCCGCTGGCACGGCTGGATGCTGCCGACACTGCTCTGCAGGCGAGTGCGGCAGAGTCACAATACCAATTGGCCGAGGCCGATGCGAAACGTTATCGCGAACTGCGCGCACGAGGTTTCGTCAGCCAGGCCGCGCTCGACGCGAAAGAGACCGCGCTCAAGGCCGCCGCCGCGCAGGCCGGTCTGGCTCGCAACCAGGCTGCCTACACCACATTGCGGGCCGATCGCAGCGGCGTGGTCGCGGCGACACTGGCGGAAGCAGGGCAGGTGGTGAGCGCCGGTCAGCCGGTGCTGCGTGTGGCGCAGGAGGGCGAGCGCGAAGTGGCGATCTCCATACCGGAGTCGCAACTGGCGGGACTGAAGCTGGGAGCACCCGCGGAGATCACCCTGTGGGCGAGTGACGGCGAAACGCGTTTCACGGGGCGCTTGCGCGAACTCGCGCCCGCCGCCGACTCGGTCAGCCGCACCTATCCGGCGCGCGTTGCGCTGGATAAGGTCGCCGCGGGTTTGGCACTGGGCATGACGGCGAGTGTTAGCTTCGGTGGCGCCGACAAGAACGGCCGCTTCATCGTGCCACTCACGGCGATCTTCCAGCAGGGCGACAAGTCGGCGGTATGGATCGTCGAGGCAGACCGCAGCCTCAGCCTGCGCCCGGTACAGGTTGCGGCCTATCGCGATGACGGCGCGGTGATCGCCGGTGGCCTCGCAGCCGGAGAACGCATCGTCGGCGCCGGGGTGCACAAGCTCAGCGTGGGCGAGAAGATCCGTATCGTCGAAAGCGGCGCGAAATGA
- a CDS encoding efflux RND transporter permease subunit, with product MKRLPNLSSWALTHQQMVLYLIIVLMTAGAISYFKLGRAEDPDFTFKVMVVRTLWPGASAQEVERELTERIEKKLQETAWVDVLQSASKPGESLVFVILKDYTPKPEVPEAWRQIRKKLDDIRHTLPAGVQGPFPNDEFGDVQINIFALTGDGFDVAALRRHADHIALELRRVPDVKRVELIGVQDEKIYIDVTPNRLASMGVSVQQIAEALQKQNAVSPAGFIETASDRIRLRVSGAFDSVERVRDADLLVNGQHLRLGDIAKVSRSLADPPAPQMRVAGRPAIGLGVVMAKGGNVIDLGENLQQAMKNISADLPAGIDVHVVANQPEVVHGSIHLFESSLTEAILIVLAVSFLSLGWRTGTVVALSIPLVLAITFFLMKVFGIDLQRISLGALVIALGLLVDDAIIAVEMMVVKMEQGWDRFKAATFAYTSTAFPMLTGTLITAAAFTPVGFSKSAASEYTISIFQVVTIALLTSWIVAVVFTPYLGYKLLDPKKLIARAQRHGEDIYDTPFYRRFRALVTWCLRNRWKVILATVLIFILSMALFGKFVQKQFFPSANRLELMVDVWLPQGASLKATAHEVERIEQLLKGDTAVDYYSAYVGNGAPRFVLSLDQQLFADNFGQFVIVTKGLKEREDLKKRLEERFAADDYSHLRLRVVRLENGPPIGYPVQFRVMGDDLGKIREIAEQVAAMMRANEHLQNVNFNWNEKVKSVRVEVDQDKARRLGTSSQEVAQALQGWLNGVALTQYREGDQLIDVVWRGGADSDSRSLERLPDIDIPLAGGRHVPLAQVAKLVPVQEEGIIWRRNRLPTMTVRADITDKVQPATVSVQLDKQFDELRAKLPTGYRIEMGGSIEESAKGETAIAAVMPLMLVGVITLLMVQLQSISRTVMVLLTAPLGLIGVALALLVFRVPFGFVANLGFIALAGMIMRNSVILVDQIRQDEAAGKTQWDAIVGSTVRRFRPIVLTASAAILAMIPLTRQVFWGPMAVSIMGGLVVATLLTCLFLPALYAAWFRVREHEPQVSQG from the coding sequence ATGAAGCGACTGCCCAACCTTTCCAGCTGGGCGCTGACGCACCAGCAGATGGTGCTGTATCTCATCATCGTGCTGATGACGGCGGGCGCGATCTCCTACTTCAAGCTCGGGCGTGCGGAAGACCCCGACTTCACTTTCAAGGTGATGGTGGTGCGCACGCTGTGGCCGGGCGCTTCGGCGCAGGAAGTGGAGCGCGAGCTGACCGAGCGCATCGAGAAGAAGCTGCAGGAGACGGCGTGGGTGGACGTGCTGCAGTCGGCCTCCAAACCTGGAGAGTCGCTGGTGTTCGTGATCCTGAAGGACTACACACCCAAGCCCGAGGTGCCCGAAGCCTGGCGTCAGATACGCAAGAAGCTCGACGATATCCGCCACACCTTGCCCGCGGGCGTACAGGGGCCGTTCCCCAATGACGAGTTCGGCGACGTGCAGATCAACATCTTTGCTTTGACCGGCGACGGCTTCGATGTCGCCGCGCTGCGCCGCCATGCGGACCATATCGCGCTAGAACTTAGGCGAGTGCCCGACGTGAAGCGCGTCGAACTGATCGGCGTGCAGGACGAAAAGATCTACATCGACGTGACGCCCAACCGGCTTGCGAGCATGGGAGTCAGCGTGCAGCAGATAGCCGAGGCTTTGCAGAAACAGAACGCGGTAAGCCCCGCAGGATTCATCGAGACGGCCAGCGACCGCATCCGGCTGCGCGTGAGCGGCGCGTTCGACAGCGTGGAGCGGGTGCGCGATGCCGATCTGCTGGTGAACGGCCAGCACCTGCGCCTCGGCGACATCGCCAAGGTGAGCCGCAGCCTGGCCGATCCGCCCGCGCCGCAGATGCGCGTCGCGGGCCGGCCCGCGATCGGCCTCGGCGTGGTGATGGCCAAGGGCGGCAACGTGATCGACCTCGGCGAGAACCTGCAACAGGCGATGAAGAACATTTCGGCCGATCTGCCGGCGGGCATCGACGTGCACGTGGTCGCCAACCAACCGGAGGTGGTGCACGGTTCCATCCACCTGTTCGAGAGCTCGCTCACCGAGGCGATCCTGATCGTGCTGGCGGTGTCGTTCCTGAGCCTGGGCTGGCGCACCGGCACCGTGGTGGCGCTGTCCATTCCGCTGGTGCTGGCGATCACCTTCTTCCTGATGAAAGTGTTCGGTATCGATCTGCAGCGCATCTCGCTGGGTGCGCTGGTGATCGCGCTCGGCCTGCTGGTGGATGACGCCATCATTGCGGTGGAGATGATGGTGGTGAAAATGGAGCAGGGCTGGGACCGCTTCAAGGCGGCGACATTCGCCTATACCTCGACTGCGTTCCCCATGCTCACCGGTACGCTGATCACTGCCGCGGCGTTTACGCCGGTCGGCTTCTCCAAGTCGGCGGCGAGCGAATACACCATTTCCATCTTCCAGGTGGTGACCATCGCGCTGCTGACTTCGTGGATCGTCGCGGTGGTGTTCACGCCATACCTCGGCTACAAGCTGCTCGACCCCAAGAAGCTGATCGCCCGTGCGCAGCGCCACGGCGAGGATATCTACGACACGCCGTTCTACCGCCGCTTCCGCGCGCTGGTAACTTGGTGTCTGCGCAACCGCTGGAAGGTCATCCTCGCCACGGTGCTGATCTTCATCCTGTCGATGGCGCTGTTCGGCAAGTTCGTGCAGAAGCAGTTCTTCCCCTCAGCTAACCGGCTGGAGCTGATGGTGGACGTGTGGCTGCCGCAAGGCGCGTCGCTCAAGGCCACAGCGCACGAAGTCGAGCGCATCGAGCAACTGCTCAAGGGCGACACGGCGGTGGACTACTACTCGGCCTACGTCGGCAACGGCGCGCCGCGCTTCGTTCTGTCGCTCGATCAACAGCTGTTCGCCGATAACTTCGGCCAGTTCGTCATCGTCACCAAGGGACTGAAGGAGCGCGAGGACCTGAAGAAGCGGCTCGAAGAACGTTTCGCCGCCGACGATTACTCGCACCTGCGCCTGCGCGTCGTGCGCCTCGAAAACGGCCCGCCTATCGGCTACCCGGTGCAGTTCCGCGTGATGGGCGACGACCTCGGGAAGATACGCGAGATTGCCGAACAGGTCGCGGCGATGATGCGCGCCAATGAGCATCTGCAGAACGTCAATTTCAACTGGAACGAGAAGGTCAAGAGCGTGCGTGTCGAGGTCGATCAGGACAAGGCGCGGCGCTTGGGTACTTCCAGTCAGGAGGTCGCGCAGGCCTTGCAGGGCTGGCTTAACGGCGTCGCGCTCACCCAATACCGCGAGGGTGACCAGTTGATCGACGTGGTATGGCGCGGTGGGGCGGACAGCGATAGCCGTTCGCTGGAGCGCCTGCCCGACATCGACATTCCGCTCGCGGGCGGACGCCATGTGCCGCTGGCACAGGTGGCGAAGCTGGTGCCGGTGCAGGAGGAGGGCATCATCTGGCGGCGCAACCGATTGCCGACCATGACCGTGCGCGCCGACATAACGGACAAGGTACAGCCCGCGACGGTGTCGGTGCAGCTCGACAAGCAGTTCGACGAACTGCGCGCGAAGCTGCCGACGGGCTATCGCATCGAGATGGGCGGCAGCATCGAGGAATCCGCCAAGGGGGAGACCGCCATTGCCGCCGTGATGCCGCTGATGCTGGTCGGCGTCATCACCCTGCTGATGGTGCAGTTGCAGAGCATCAGCCGCACCGTGATGGTGCTGCTCACCGCGCCGCTTGGTCTGATCGGAGTCGCGCTCGCGCTGCTGGTGTTCCGGGTGCCGTTCGGCTTCGTCGCCAACCTCGGCTTCATCGCGCTGGCGGGGATGATCATGCGCAACTCGGTGATCCTCGTGGACCAGATCCGCCAGGACGAAGCGGCGGGCAAGACGCAATGGGACGCCATCGTCGGCTCCACCGTGCGCCGCTTCCGGCCCATCGTGCTAACCGCAAGCGCGGCCATCCTTGCGATGATCCCGCTGACGCGCCAGGTGTTCTGGGGGCCGATGGCGGTGTCCATCATGGGCGGCCTGGTGGTCGCCACGCTGCTGACCTGCTTGTTCCTGCCGGCGCTATATGCGGCGTGGTTCAGGGTCCGCGAGCATGAGCCGCAGGTTTCCCAAGGTTGA
- a CDS encoding YIP1 family protein codes for MAQLHTPHSTMWDTFTHSHMSVLTLFLFYAVPLSVVPPAMIYYAGITYGGHLLPALSLVQLEAIGMVFFLAELAMTFVVAYVIQRLGDVIDIKPAFEDCYKLAVVVPTPLWLAPLFLFIPSFMLNLTVISLALIFSGMLIFYNVPAILKVEEKGHAILLSGSILAAGAVAWAVMMYITLLSWSFVGASLMLVI; via the coding sequence ATGGCACAACTTCATACTCCCCACTCTACGATGTGGGATACCTTCACGCACAGTCATATGTCGGTGCTGACGCTGTTCTTGTTCTATGCAGTGCCGCTGTCCGTGGTTCCGCCGGCAATGATCTATTACGCCGGAATCACGTATGGCGGGCATTTATTGCCTGCGCTGAGTCTTGTACAGCTTGAAGCCATCGGCATGGTGTTTTTCCTTGCCGAATTGGCGATGACCTTCGTGGTCGCATACGTCATTCAGCGACTGGGCGACGTGATAGACATCAAGCCCGCCTTTGAGGATTGCTACAAGCTGGCAGTGGTGGTGCCGACGCCGTTATGGCTTGCGCCGCTGTTCCTGTTCATCCCCAGTTTCATGCTCAACCTCACGGTCATTTCCCTGGCGTTGATATTCTCCGGCATGCTGATCTTCTATAACGTGCCGGCTATCCTCAAGGTCGAGGAAAAGGGCCATGCCATATTGCTTTCAGGCTCTATCCTGGCCGCCGGAGCGGTGGCATGGGCCGTAATGATGTATATCACGCTGCTGAGTTGGAGCTTTGTTGGCGCCAGCCTGATGCTCGTGATCTGA
- a CDS encoding NAD kinase, translated as MKFPFQNVALIGKHKAPDIAEPLLRLAAFLSSRGLNVVVDSLTAEHIEDNPYPVMALNEMASTMDLAIVIGGDGTMLNIARTLSPYRIPLVGVNQGRLGFLTDLTLDNMQDTISAMLEGKFVTEQRLLLTASVLRNDQEIFSGLAFNEVVVHRSSISSMVEFEVRIDGEYLYNQRADGLIISTPTGSTAYALSAGGPIIHPGLDVLELVPVCPHTLSNRPLVVKSTSVLELLMHRTGDIRVRYDSHTHYDLELHDKLVVTRYPEPACLLHPVGHSYYHTLREKLLWNQTL; from the coding sequence ATGAAATTCCCCTTCCAGAACGTCGCGCTGATCGGCAAGCACAAGGCCCCGGATATTGCGGAGCCATTGCTGCGTCTGGCTGCCTTCCTGTCGTCCAGGGGATTGAATGTGGTGGTGGACAGCCTGACTGCCGAGCACATCGAGGACAATCCCTACCCGGTGATGGCGCTGAATGAAATGGCCAGCACGATGGATCTGGCGATCGTGATCGGCGGCGACGGCACCATGCTGAACATCGCGCGCACCCTTTCTCCCTACCGTATCCCGCTGGTCGGGGTGAACCAGGGGCGGCTGGGCTTTCTTACCGACCTGACGCTGGATAACATGCAGGACACCATCTCGGCGATGCTGGAGGGCAAGTTCGTCACCGAGCAGCGCCTGCTGCTGACGGCTAGCGTGTTGCGCAACGATCAGGAGATATTCAGCGGACTGGCCTTCAACGAAGTGGTGGTGCATCGCAGCAGCATCAGCAGCATGGTCGAGTTCGAGGTGCGCATCGACGGCGAATACCTCTATAACCAGCGCGCAGACGGCCTGATCATCTCGACCCCCACCGGCTCGACGGCGTACGCCCTGTCGGCGGGCGGGCCGATCATTCATCCCGGCCTCGACGTGCTGGAGCTGGTGCCGGTCTGCCCGCACACGCTGAGCAACCGCCCGCTGGTGGTGAAGAGCACCTCGGTGCTGGAACTGCTGATGCACCGCACCGGCGACATCCGCGTGCGCTACGACAGCCACACCCATTACGACCTGGAGCTGCACGACAAACTGGTGGTCACGCGTTATCCCGAGCCTGCCTGTCTGCTGCATCCGGTTGGGCATAGCTACTACCATACCCTGCGCGAAAAGCTGCTCTGGAACCAGACGCTGTAA
- the recN gene encoding DNA repair protein RecN, translating to MLKFLSIRDFVIVSSLELDFSSGFTALTGETGAGKSILIDALSLALGERGDAAMVRNGSERAEISAEFDISALPQMRAWLREEELEGDEGVCLLRRVLDAGGRSRGFINGRTATLQQMREAGDQLLDIHGQHAHQSLLRPDAQRVLLDGYAGMEGAAEQVATLYRDWQALRRSRISLSENAGALASERELLQFQRDELLSLNFNAAEWAETQVDHARLAHAASLLETAAFGIETLSESDSACLAQLNALTSRLRDGMAHDESLGDTLKIMESAQAELQEAVYALRHYQQRLDNDPQRLRELEQRIRDVMDAARKYRVAPEQLHEVLQRIESRLEQLGGDADLAELEKQEQAAQQGYLAEARKLSAGRKLAADKLAHEITAAMQTLAMQGGSFAVALLPLAEGNACGLESIDFQVAANPGVPPRSLAKVASGGELSRISLAIQVATSQVASVPTLIFDEVDSGIGGRVAEIVGHLLKQLGRDYQVLCVTHLPQVAAAADHQWQVSKAVEGGVTLSHIAVLDDEQRIEEIARMLGGVTITETTRKHAAEMLGAVG from the coding sequence ATGCTCAAATTTCTTAGCATCCGCGATTTCGTCATCGTCTCCTCGCTCGAGCTGGATTTTTCTTCCGGCTTCACCGCGCTCACCGGCGAGACCGGTGCGGGCAAGTCCATACTTATAGATGCTTTGTCCCTGGCGCTTGGAGAGCGCGGCGATGCCGCCATGGTGCGCAATGGCAGCGAGCGCGCCGAGATCTCCGCCGAGTTCGATATTTCTGCGCTGCCGCAAATGCGCGCATGGCTGCGCGAGGAGGAGCTGGAAGGCGATGAGGGTGTCTGCCTGCTGCGTCGCGTGCTGGATGCGGGCGGGCGTTCGCGCGGCTTCATCAACGGGCGCACTGCCACCCTGCAGCAGATGCGAGAGGCGGGCGACCAGTTGCTCGATATCCACGGGCAGCATGCCCACCAGTCATTGTTGCGCCCCGATGCACAGCGCGTGTTGCTGGACGGCTACGCGGGCATGGAGGGTGCGGCGGAGCAGGTCGCGACGCTGTACCGCGATTGGCAGGCGCTGCGCCGCAGCCGCATCAGCCTGAGCGAGAACGCCGGCGCGCTGGCATCCGAGCGCGAACTGTTGCAGTTCCAGCGCGACGAATTGCTCAGCCTGAACTTCAATGCGGCGGAATGGGCCGAGACGCAGGTCGACCATGCGCGTCTCGCCCATGCCGCGAGTCTTCTGGAGACTGCAGCGTTCGGCATCGAAACCCTGAGTGAATCCGATTCCGCCTGCCTGGCGCAGCTCAACGCGCTGACTTCGCGCCTGCGCGACGGCATGGCGCATGACGAGAGCCTGGGCGACACTTTGAAGATAATGGAGAGCGCTCAGGCCGAGCTGCAGGAGGCGGTGTACGCGCTGCGCCATTACCAGCAGCGCCTCGACAACGATCCGCAGCGCCTGCGTGAATTGGAGCAGCGCATCCGGGATGTGATGGACGCCGCGCGCAAATACCGCGTTGCGCCGGAGCAGTTGCACGAGGTGTTGCAGCGCATCGAGTCTCGTCTGGAACAACTGGGCGGCGATGCCGATCTGGCCGAACTGGAAAAACAGGAGCAAGCTGCACAGCAGGGATATCTGGCGGAGGCGCGAAAACTGAGTGCGGGGCGCAAGCTGGCCGCCGACAAACTGGCGCATGAGATCACCGCCGCGATGCAGACGCTGGCGATGCAGGGCGGCAGCTTTGCCGTGGCGTTGTTGCCGCTGGCAGAGGGCAATGCCTGCGGGCTGGAGAGCATCGACTTTCAGGTCGCGGCCAATCCCGGCGTGCCACCGCGCAGTCTGGCCAAGGTCGCCTCAGGCGGCGAGTTGTCGCGCATCAGCCTGGCGATCCAGGTTGCCACCAGCCAGGTCGCCAGCGTACCGACGCTGATCTTCGACGAGGTGGACAGCGGCATCGGCGGGCGTGTGGCGGAGATCGTCGGGCATCTGCTCAAGCAGCTGGGGCGCGACTATCAGGTGCTGTGCGTCACCCATCTGCCGCAGGTCGCCGCTGCCGCCGATCACCAGTGGCAGGTGAGCAAGGCGGTGGAGGGCGGCGTCACACTGAGCCACATCGCGGTGCTGGACGATGAACAGCGCATCGAGGAGATCGCGCGCATGCTGGGCGGGGTGACGATCACCGAGACCACGCGCAAGCATGCGGCGGAGATGTTGGGTGCGGTGGGTTGA
- a CDS encoding L,D-transpeptidase Cds6 family protein: MRTKLILASLLLSSCGYLHTPALTPYKMDIRQGNYVTPEMREKLKLGMTRSQVRYVLGTPMVSDAFHGNRWDYAYRLEHEGEIVEKQNLTLYFEGDNLVRVDDNGKTVQDMPVVAKQPVEEAQPVAKADPAADVLKRAEAWAAAWSAKDVAGYLAAYTTDYAPQGMTRKAWEKQRQARIGKPKVIEVALSDVSANMQDDRHATVTFTQSYRSDAYRDEVQKTLSMVKQGDNWLIADERVGKPVAKAQAEKPAATGASEEDVQRAVKSWAEAWAARDVAQYLSSYAVGFKPAGMSRAKWEAQRKERIGKANSIAVDVSDLKVKLSDDSHASATFKQDYRSDTHQDSMRKTLKLEKVGGAWLIVAEQAAK, from the coding sequence ATGCGCACCAAACTGATTCTGGCTTCCCTCTTGCTGTCCTCGTGCGGCTATCTCCACACGCCCGCCCTGACGCCATACAAAATGGACATCCGCCAGGGCAACTACGTCACGCCGGAGATGCGCGAAAAGCTCAAGCTCGGCATGACCAGGTCGCAAGTGCGCTACGTGCTGGGCACGCCCATGGTCAGCGACGCCTTCCACGGCAACCGCTGGGACTACGCGTACCGCCTGGAACATGAGGGCGAGATCGTCGAGAAGCAGAACCTGACGCTGTATTTCGAGGGCGACAACCTGGTGCGCGTGGATGACAACGGCAAGACCGTACAGGATATGCCGGTGGTGGCGAAACAGCCGGTCGAGGAAGCCCAGCCTGTCGCCAAGGCCGATCCCGCGGCAGATGTGCTGAAGCGTGCGGAGGCTTGGGCAGCGGCATGGTCGGCGAAGGATGTGGCCGGCTATCTGGCGGCTTACACGACGGACTATGCACCGCAAGGCATGACTCGCAAGGCTTGGGAGAAACAGCGCCAGGCGCGCATCGGCAAGCCCAAGGTGATTGAGGTCGCGCTGAGCGATGTCAGCGCGAACATGCAGGATGACCGCCATGCGACGGTCACCTTCACCCAGAGCTACCGTTCTGATGCCTACCGCGATGAGGTGCAGAAGACCTTGAGCATGGTCAAGCAAGGCGACAACTGGCTGATCGCCGACGAGCGCGTGGGCAAGCCTGTGGCAAAAGCACAGGCGGAAAAGCCCGCCGCGACCGGTGCCTCAGAGGAGGACGTGCAGCGCGCCGTCAAGTCCTGGGCCGAAGCCTGGGCGGCGCGTGACGTGGCGCAATACCTGTCCAGCTATGCCGTCGGCTTCAAGCCCGCCGGGATGAGCCGGGCCAAGTGGGAGGCGCAGCGCAAGGAACGCATCGGCAAGGCGAACTCCATCGCCGTGGATGTGAGCGACCTGAAGGTCAAGCTGAGCGATGACAGCCATGCCAGCGCGACCTTTAAACAGGACTACCGCTCCGACACCCATCAGGACAGTATGCGCAAGACGCTGAAACTGGAAAAGGTCGGCGGCGCATGGCTGATCGTCGCCGAACAGGCTGCAAAGTAA